TCGTATATTCGTTTTCGTCGTCTGCTACTTTTGcgtagttttgtttattttatttgttttgctttgttttatttttgtttgatttacgTTTGGTCGTACGACTTACACTGCCCGAAATGCAAATCTTAAGTCCCACTTTTATGTAATATTTTCGAATTTCCAATCATAATATTtaatgatttaaatttaagaGCAACTGATTTTTTTAGTTTCTTATAGGTGTTAAttggtatatatattaaaGCAGATTAAACAATAATTGCTTGACTAACTTAGCATTATAGCTTTTTTATTAGTGCTTAAGCGCTCTGTTTCCATCTCTTTCTGACAAGCGGAGCTACCGAAACCACCTactgccccgcccacttttcaAAGCGCCCTCCTCAAATTGTTGGCCTGTCGccgtgttttgtttttcttgtgCTGCTTCTTCTATTATTCGGCTGAGTGGTGGGAAGGGGGAGGGAAAGTGGCGAGTTTTTCTTTTcctatttaattttgttttttttgtttcgcccTGTTTTGTTGTATTTTGTGTAGGTGTATTGACTTAAAGTTTGTTATACTTCTTTGCCTTTTGTCTTTCAGTTCCAGGTTCAATTTTGCTTCTTATTTACgctccttcttcttcttttcctTGGTCCCGGAcatgttgtttttgttggcttTGTTGGTTGAAGGAAACGCCTTCGAAACATTTCGTTGTTTGTCCTTCGGATGGCTTGGTTTGGAAAATTTCACCAAGTTTGCTTTGACTGTTTTCAGTCTTGCattatttgctttattttttttcctttttagaacataaaacattgaaatgaaaaactGTACAAAAATGTGAACTACTTGTAACGCGTTTTCCTTCAAACATACATATCTGAACCTTAATCCGTAAATTTATCGTTTTAGGATATGCGCTTTCAAAAATCTTAAGTTTTTATACATTATCTATCACCGACAAAATCTTAGTGAAACAGGCATTCATAATCCCCTCATGAAATGAATAAGCAGACCAAAGAATGGTCGCGGGCTCGACTTTGTAAGCCTAGAGATAATCTTACCACCGAGGCGGGAAAACGAGAACGCTTTGTGCCGTCCTGCGAACTAGAGGTAACTACACATTGTTGCTTTTGATTTAAATATCTTAAAATTTCGTCAGAGAGGTggattttttaataattcagTTAATACCTGGAAGAATCCACATAAGTAggcaacaaaataaattcTCAATGAGCACATCAGGTTTCGTAGTCAATAATGGTTCTTACATGTTGGTAATATCTTGTTGCTGGACGTTTTTTTTTACAGTGCAGTCCGGTATCGATGTCGCACTTGATTGGCTGGGAGTACGCTAGAATTTGGCTGCGCGATCGCGACAAATTTGTGCAGCAACGCGAACGTGCTGTCAAAGCCAAATACATCAAGAATGACTTCGAGTGGTGGTTAAAGCTGCGAAAAACATCCAAAAAGTTCTGCAAAGTTGGGGCATAGAAACGAACAAATGATGAGGACAGCGAAATTCTTCCTATTCAATTCTTAAGGGGATATACtgttatttaaataaaattattttcataCCTCATTTAATTTGGTTACCTGCTTTATTTTACTCAGAAGAAATAAACTGTCAAATTTATACAGTCATAATATTTGTATAGCCCTGTAAGCAGTTTATTATGTTGTAGCTTGGATGGAATGGATTCTAGATTAGTTCCGGAAATGCTTTAAAACTGTATTTCCGGCATTCacattaaataaacattttagcGTGGACACCTACCGCAATGGTTTGGTAATATGCTAACGCTTTCCATAAGCTCTTGTAAAAGTTTTGTAAGTACTGGTGTTACAAGGAgattttgtttacaattttattgacctgtatgtacatacgtaaGAATTAAAACAGAAGTTTTTGTATCCTCCCAGTCGGGTTCATTTAAAAGGATTAACggtatttaaaaaaataaattttactAAAAGATTAACAATCTATAACTATCTTAGCAAATGAATTTGAATTATCATCTTATAATATACAAAATAGACTTTCGGTTGTGCAGAAAATTGGATAATGTGGTGTTTATTACGTAACGGAGGTACAGGACAAGTTTTATATTACGAGTCATTTTTCGATTGTCCCACTAATATTAATCAAATGACCATTGATAATCCCAAATTGCGTAGATTTCAAATAATATTACTTATACTAAAATTTATATAGTTGTTAACCAGTTTCTTCTTGCTTATATTTTCATGAAATTATCATCTatctttttaataaaaaaatctACCTTCCGTTTTGCTTTGAAGTTaaagttatttattatttgttgtaTTCTGCAAACAGCTGTTGGAATTTCGACCGGCGtcgcaaaagcaacaattttcAACCGCGTAAAGCTTTTGCCCTCTTGAGCCAAATTTCATAGCAGGCTTGGGAAAATAACTCAATCTGGACTCTGGTGACACCTACtcactctcactctctctttcTCCCTCTTCCACGCTTTCCTTTATTCACTCACTCTCCCACGCGATTTTTGGAGCAGAAACGACGGCAGAGGAAATGCAGCGCAGTCGACGCCAAAGGgatattttatgttatatattaagCGTGTCCTTAAATATGAATTTCCCAATCCTATTCTTATTCAaattataaaatgtatttttagttttaagctTAAAATATTGTTAAGTCGTACTCGGCCTCATATTAAGTAAATAAGTATGttattcatataatttttgtacAAGGAGTGTCCCATGATagagtaataaaataaatgcatttggTAAGAAGCTGATCTTCTGGACCTTCAAATAACTATGCTCAATAACCTTGCTGGGACTTGATTCACTTAATAACTCAATTTTGGGATTTTCAGTGGGTGGAAATTTCCCTGGCACCCACGCAAACGAACGGGTTAAAAGAGAGTGAAAAAGAGAGCGCACGAAAGCAACAATTGCTTACTCTTAtgcacaaagaaaaaatacTAACAACTTTCAATTTTGCATTGAATTACAAGAAAAGTTTAACAGAAAAGCgcagtttaaaaaaaaattaaaacaatgaATTAGATAACGACTTAATTGATGTTAGATATTAGATTTAATTCGGTTAATGGGTAGTTTATAAGaaataatttacattttcGCATTGCAATAATGAAGCAATGAACTAAGCTTTACGTTAACGTCACATGAATTACCGTTAGCGAGCGCAGAATGCGCTCAAGAGAGCGGAGCATTGCAATGCGTTGGAGCAAGAGCGTGTAGCATTCGTGGGAGCAAATTCGCGCCCGAATCAGCCGCTTTTCGTAACTCACTCAATGCGAATTGTTTTCAAGCGCCGGAGAGAATCTATATAGAGGGGCTTCTCCGACTCGCTTCGAATATGTTTTTCGCAGCGCGCGCGTTCGCATCGGAAAATCAGAAAAGCTGGCGAGcgtttaaaaacaaattcggCAGGTACAATTGTTACTTGTTTTCCCCACAGTTGACTATTTCGTCGCAGGTTTTTGGCCAGCGGAAACCATCGTAATAACCGTTTATcgttattttattatattcgCGTAAATCGTTGTTTGTTCAACCACAGAATACTTGTTACGCAtttcgaaaatggaaatgcaaaaatttcCAAGCAGTGAAAATCAAAACGAATCAAATATGTTGGCTGCTTTTCGTGTTTAGCGCGTacgtgtgtgtttttgtgttaGTGAGTGCAGCAagaaataaaaccaaaaagcaacaaataaataaatagaaaacaaaagcaaaatcaaaaacaaatccAAAGGCAAATACTTGCAAAGTAAGTTGATAATATCAGAGTGTGGTGCTAGCATATGTTGCATTATTTCGCTCAGCAATTTACatgtttttcacattttcttCTCTCACAAATGGCAACTAACTAATATGGATGATATTAACGGTGTTTGGAGTTGGCTTTTCCATtgagaaatatgaaaaaatgcGTTCAATATGTTAgcgtacacacacacacacacacaagcggCGGCTAACTGttgtttgtgtgtatgtgggtGAATTGGCAATAACGCGCACGTGTAttagtgtgtgtttgtttttgttgcctttgcgGCCAAGTGGCAGCAAAACGTTgcaagcaacaaaaacaataactaCGATGGCAAAACAAGTGCAGTCAGCAAAACCAACTCAACCAGTGCCTCGCGCTCtcccactctctctctctctaatACCGAAACCCACCTCCTGCTACCACACTCACTCTTCTCCCTCGCACCCATTGACGCAACTGCATGGTCAGGGCTTCTTTTACTGTTACAAAGCTCATGCGTGGACTCGATTGCAAAATGAATGCACGATGTACTTAGTTCATTAATTCCGGCAAATCagaaattataattataaatgtACGAGTTTCATGGCTTAAAGTTAGGTTTAcgtaattttttttaattgtatGACCACTTTGGTGAAGCTTAACCGTAGATTGAAGCTATTACAATTTCACGAACTTGGCGGCATAAACTTTGCAATTTACTATCTATGGTCGTCTTTGGATTTTTGGCTTCGCGCTTTTTGCTCTTCGAAGTGCGCTGCTCTCTTTGCGCCAAACAAAGCTCGGCCGACACTTGTCGCGTCTTTTGGATATCTGGCCTCCTCCCACCGCCCACGTCTGCCTCTTTACATATATCTTTTACACTTTTTGCTTTCACACACTGAACAAAATTAGGAGTTTATACCGTGCAATCaaagtttaaataaaaaattgtaattagtttgtgataaataaaatatataatcccatatatttaatattacatGTGTTGCAAATCCAATAATACCATGAACTACTAGCCTTAAAATCAAATGTTTGTAAAAAAAGTGGAATACTTTGAAAGTGTATCTCTTTGGCTTTTCCACCTCGAGGCGTTTTTCGCTTGAAGCTTTTGCGAGTTTGgttcgatttccatttgcgtttaattgcatttatgcatttttaatcGAGTTTGACTTTGGTGAGCTTTTTACTTTGGCATATGCTAGATTGTCGCCCAGACACACGGGGTTGTTTTGGGTGAAAATGGGCTCTTGCTGATCCGAAAGATAAGTTTCAGTTTCTTCCTTCTTGGTAGTGAGATGTTTGGACAAAGTTTTCTAATTGTCCTTGACGCCGTTTTCAGAGTTTTAGTGCTACTAAAAGGCAAGAGTGCGAACTTTCTGCGTCTTTAATGAgataatttatttgcaattatAATTTGGTTCATTAAAGTTAATTGAATTAAGGGCAGGCGTTACATTCCAACCAAATGGAATGACAATGGGTGTGGGGTTAAAGATAAAAGGATTTTAGTGGGGAATATATTTTGTGATAATAACGTGTAAttagattttttatttttaactgtACTATTAGGCAATTTTGGGCATTAAATACTTAAAAGCTTTAGATAAACAGTTTTAATGCGGCTGCGGATGGAATGTATACGCAAGTCCATTAGTTTTCGATTAATGTAGTACTTGTATACTATAATTTAGAAACTTTAcggaatttattgttttaaatcaaattttaaatttaaatatattaagatATATCACTTCTCCAAAAAGGTTGTTTTCCAACAATTTTTAACCGTCAGCCAACAGCTGTTGCATCCTAAGTAAACATTTGTGTGTTTAACTTAGTCCTCTTGAAAGCTCAATCAAAGTCGCGTGTATAATCGCCCACTACCCGGGGATTCTCTAAACTTCTGCACCCCACAAACACACGCCATGTTTGCAACTTGGCATATGTTTATCTGCTAATCATGGAAATGCGATGCGGTGttgcaaaatatttatctAGAAACGCTTGACTAAAAAATAGGGAAATAAGCGAAACAGCTTTTCAGCCAAACTGCAAATGGGAAAGCAGTCCCCTTACCGGTTTCCCACTTTTCCGGCACGGCGACCATATGCCAAAAAGCTGAACCAAAAATCGCACACACATTTGGGGATAAAACGCGATGCGAAAAAAGTATAAGTAGGCTGCTGTGACATTTCGTTGTCTGGGCACACGCTCATCGCGAACAAGGACTTTCATGATACAGGAGCATTAGGGTGGACTAATTTGTTCGCAgctaaaaatgaaaaattttaatattgatTAAACTTGTTCATTTTATTGGGACCTAAACTATGTAAATATCCTAACTTGCATTAaagaattttttattaaacgaaataataaaatcatcTAGTTTTGTAGACTTTTAATGTTCTTTTAgcgcttaaacttttataaatattcACTTGGCATTTCAAGACTTTCGTTTATTTAAAACTTGGCTTAGATCGACGCACCCTGATAAAAGCACACTTATAAAGGCACACATTTGTATATCCGCACATCGGCACACACAAATAATTCGCCGTGCTATGTATGCCAGTATGCCGAAAAAAGGGCAAGACATAGCTTCACCCGCTTTTGTCGCTGCCCACGCGTCACGGGCCGAAAAGCAACCACCCACTAAGCAGCCCGCCCAACTAACCCACCGCCCGCTAAAACCACCCACCGACGAGCTCACCCACTCAGCCATCGTGTGTGCCTTAACATTTACCTTGTTGGCCCGAAGTTGTCCACCAAACATTTGTTGCACTCTTCGCGTAGGAACCGCTTCTCACCATGCTGGTTATTCACCAGGCTCTCTCCCCCACTGGCTCTCTCTCTTGCTTTCTCCGCCTTTCTCTTTCTCTGTTTACATTGCTCTCTCTTTGAGGTAGCCGACGCCGGTCCGACGTCATCGCAAAGGTCAAAGAAAAGCAGCGCGAGTAACTATATGAAAAAACCCACTATTGCACCGGAAAAAATGGATTTGCCTTCTAAATtcatcaatttatttaaaataaataaaatatcgGATTAACCAATgacagaaataaaataatatatctataactttatttctaataaatataaaaaaaagaagtaaatGTTTTAAcctataaaaatattttaaaaaaagtttattttttgaaatctTTTACAGTACAATATGGTGTATAACTTGTTTGAGTGTATTAAAGCTTTTTACGAAAATTTAAGGCATCCTGTAACTGTGGGTTGACCATTCTACATGCCCCGAGGGGTGGTGGTGCGGATGGCGTGGGGTGACTTCGGTGGGTGTCCAACCATATGGTCAATTCAATGCACTGAGTAAATTGCTCCTTGGCGGAGGCAACGCTTCATTTGGTTTTCAAATTGAATAGGAAGCGTCGCGACATTGTCGGGCGCCTCGCTGCCACCCACTTTCCCGAATATATACTCCCCACCGCCCTTGCATTTGAGGATTCGTCCTCCGCTAATTGAGACATTTGTCAGTTTGCGCAAATGAGCCACCATTTCTCAAAGGCACCCTCTCATTGACCAAGGGAATTAGGAGACGGAAAGTAAGGACGTATTCCCGACAGCAATTTGGCATTCTAATCGATTATACCCAAtggaatttttttaaatatttagattCAAAAACGCTTTaatggaatttttatttaattttaataccTTTTCCTATTTTGGGccaaatattataatataacgGACAAGGAATTTATCCTGTAACAAATATTTCATTGGTTTTTTTTGACCagttataatattattatgcATTGGTTACTTCAAAACTGTACGCTTAGTCAGCTTGGATGGCGTTTTTCTTAAGTTTGTGGATGAACTAGGAATGTCTGGCAGTCGGCCCTTTTCAGTTGGTTTAGGCTTTTCCAACTGTTCCGTTGTCTTGACTTGACTTGGCTTCTTAGTAATTTTTTTCCCAGCTGCCGACGATAAAGGAGTCTTGGGTATTaatttcttcttctttttaaCTGACTTCTCCGGAGATTCTTCTTTGTCAAGGGCCTCCATCTCAGACATCAATGTCTCGAAGGTCATGTTCATCAAAAAGTAGCGACCTTTTGAATGTACACTTTTGTAGGTTTGGTATAAAAATAAGTTGAAGTATCTCACCATCGAGTTTCTGCAGGAATCCCAAGCGATGGCCCATTTCGAGGGTTTGTTTCACAGGCTCTTTTAGCTCATCTTGCGTTATTTCTGTGTTTTTGGCTATGGTCACCAGTATTTCTCGCAGTGTCGCCGGCGCTTTCAGCAACTGAAGTGTGTGCACTATAATAGCCCCATTAAAGTTGGGCATTTTTCCGATATTTGTGTAATTCTACTACTGTATAAACGTGTGCTATCACTAAAATCGGTTCTAAGAACTGTGAGTTACGTGCAAAACACAAAATACAACTGGGCAGCTGTTAGTCAGATTTCAGTGACAACCAAATTCTCAGCATGCTTTAATTCAAATATTATCAAATCCTACACTTTTAAGTGCAGTTAGTGCTTAATATGTTATGGAAATCTATTAATTAAAGGAGAATAGTACATATTGATAGAAAACTACCTCTATCTTGACCCTATTCTGCTCGCTGGCATTTGAATCCTTGACCAAGTTTGGACCGCCAACCAGTTGGTAACAAGACTTACGTAGACTGGCCGACGTCAAGCGCTTATCTATCAGCCTTGCAGAGGCTGGCCAATATAAGCGGAGTTAGCCATATCTATCAATAATCCCCAACTCACAACAACAGAAGTGGTAAAAGAATTGAGCAAACTTTGCCGCTCAGCGTTCTCCAATATTGGCTTCTGATATTTACATCAGGGACGCCTTTCTGCTGACGTTTTTCGCCACTGCTGTCCCTAATCAGCGTGGTCTAAATATAGAATCCCTGACCGCCCACACTTTGGTAATCGAGCCCAGAATATATACCATATGGAGCTTTAATTAAACTGGGTTGTGCAAAAAAAAGGCACAAAAAGCGAATgcaaagaaaacaataaagGATGTTTATACGCAAGCCAAAGTTTTCGATATCAATCATGTTTATAGTGGCAATTAAAGCCTCAACAGCTGCCAAAGTCAACTGACAAGCAAAGATGTCAATGCTCAGTCATCTTCAACTTCAGGCACTAGAAAAATTCGATGAAAAGGCGAACAGAAAGCACTATATAaagttaaaatattattaatgcCTATTAAGTACAAAAACTACGCCAGTTCCAGGGCTGCCAAGGACAGTTGGAAAGCAGTGCCCCGTTTACTCTTGATATTGACAGCCAACGGTAATTTAATCAAAAAGTGTCAGAGCTTGCCATATGGCTGCCACTGAACCGAACGTTTGGAAgtcaataaaaaatgtttaaaaagaATGTGACAGCTAGAAATATATCGTTTCTCCGATGCTCTTTTACGTAAAAA
This genomic stretch from Drosophila mauritiana strain mau12 chromosome 2L, ASM438214v1, whole genome shotgun sequence harbors:
- the LOC117139612 gene encoding uncharacterized protein LOC117139612, encoding MPNFNGAIIVHTLQLLKAPATLREILVTIAKNTEITQDELKEPVKQTLEMGHRLGFLQKLDGRYFLMNMTFETLMSEMEALDKEESPEKSVKKKKKLIPKTPLSSAAGKKITKKPSQVKTTEQLEKPKPTEKGRLPDIPSSSTNLRKTPSKLTKRTVLK
- the LOC117145976 gene encoding uncharacterized protein LOC117145976; protein product: MNKQTKEWSRARLCKPRDNLTTEAGKRERFVPSCELECSPVSMSHLIGWEYARIWLRDRDKFVQQRERAVKAKYIKNDFEWWLKLRKTSKKFCKVGA